In Patescibacteria group bacterium, one genomic interval encodes:
- the ruvA gene encoding Holliday junction branch migration protein RuvA, protein MLAFLSGTIQLVQPSKKYLIVVVQSLGYKIFVPGSVLNKSTVNDQIDLYLHHVIREDVSDLYGFVQPSDLAVFEQLISVSGVGPKVGLALLTDLSADTIVQAIRSGDTAMLTQVSGIGKKIAERLVVELRSSLDATEQTPTTSTLVEALQQLGYSVQEIRQVVQQLNSAQSTEQQLKQALSLLSHG, encoded by the coding sequence GTGTTAGCTTTCCTATCCGGCACAATTCAACTGGTTCAACCCAGTAAAAAATACCTCATTGTTGTAGTACAGTCTTTAGGCTACAAAATTTTTGTCCCAGGCTCCGTGTTAAACAAGAGTACAGTTAACGATCAAATTGATTTATATCTCCATCATGTTATACGTGAAGATGTCAGTGATTTGTATGGCTTTGTTCAGCCGTCCGACCTGGCCGTATTTGAACAGTTGATTAGTGTGTCAGGAGTCGGCCCCAAAGTCGGGTTGGCGTTATTAACTGATTTGTCGGCCGATACTATTGTGCAGGCGATTAGGAGTGGTGATACGGCTATGTTGACTCAAGTATCCGGGATTGGTAAAAAAATTGCCGAGCGCTTAGTGGTTGAATTACGTTCCAGCCTTGATGCTACTGAACAGACTCCAACTACTTCTACCTTAGTCGAAGCGCTGCAACAACTGGGTTATTCTGTGCAAGAAATTCGTCAGGTTGTGCAACAACTCAATTCAGCTCAATCAACCGAACAACAACTAAAACAAGCTTTGAGTTTACTCAGTCATGGATAA